The Gemmatimonadota bacterium genome has a segment encoding these proteins:
- a CDS encoding LURP-one-related family protein gives MQYLMQQKLLSWGDDFTIRDASGNDHFFVDGKAISLGKQLSFQDMSGRELAFIKQKLLAWGPTYELYRDGALAAVVKKELFTLFHCVFTVDVPGPDDLTAEGTFTDHEYTFTRGGRIVATVSKQWFALRDTYGVEIDSSEDQVLILASTVIIDMACHPDGRR, from the coding sequence ATGCAATATCTGATGCAGCAGAAGCTGTTGTCATGGGGCGATGACTTCACCATTCGCGACGCCAGCGGCAACGATCACTTCTTCGTCGATGGCAAGGCGATTTCGCTGGGCAAGCAACTCTCCTTCCAGGATATGTCAGGTCGCGAGCTGGCCTTCATCAAGCAGAAACTCCTCGCGTGGGGACCGACGTACGAACTCTACCGCGACGGGGCGCTCGCCGCGGTGGTCAAGAAGGAACTCTTCACTCTCTTCCACTGCGTCTTCACGGTGGATGTTCCCGGCCCGGATGACCTGACGGCCGAGGGAACCTTCACGGATCACGAATACACCTTTACGCGAGGCGGCCGGATCGTGGCGACGGTGTCGAAGCAGTGGTTCGCCCTCCGCGACACATATGGCGTGGAGATCGACAGCAGCGAGGATCAGGTGCTGATCCTCGCGTCGACGGTCATTATCGACATGGCCTGTCACCCCGATGGGCGGCGATGA
- a CDS encoding family 78 glycoside hydrolase catalytic domain: MRRALTLAFGLGTLVGPLRAQKPAPVLVIGLKHEYRTNPLGTDALRPRLSWRLESNERDVMQAAYEIQVATDDARLAAGGKALLWDSGRLASNASLFRPYDGPALQSRSRYFWRVRIWDASGRVSPWSAPAWWETGLLSAQEWSAQWIGPGSGGADSAGAPAPMLRRPFTVAGAVASARIYVTARGLYELHLNGKRVGEDFFTPGWTSYHNRIQYQTYDVTRLLTSGDNVVGAILGDGWYRGYLGFSGRKNDYGRNVALLLQLEIRYRDGRVVRVNSDGDWKSATGPITYADIYRGESYDARRERLGWDAARYDANDWQPVTLAEKTTAALVAPVSEPVRETQTVRPVTMFTAPNGQVLFDLGQNITGWVRLRVSGPAGSTITLRHAEVLDKIGNLYTENLRAAYQTDRYTLKGGGEEIFEPHFTYHGFRYIAIEGLRAPPTLGMLTGVVVHTALQETGVFETSDSMLNKLQRNIVWGQRGNFLDVPTDCPQRDERLGWTGDAQVFARTAAFNMNVSGFFAKWLADLAADQHPGGSVPWVIPNPLGGDSTHFAAAAGWADASTVVPWTMYLSYGDRGVLERQFESMRKWVDYAHGRAGASLIWNRDDHFGDWLAWHSDDASYPGATTGKDFIATAYLAHSADLVARAAEVLGRTADAARYRDLFTGVRTAFRKEFVSPNGRVGENTQTAYALALNFGLLEPDEMPGAAARLVDDIRRHDGHLSTGFLGTPELTQALSANGHLDAAFALLQQKEYPGWLYPITRGATTMWERWDGIRPDGSFQEISMNSFNHYAFGAIGDWMYRTIGGLDLDPAMPGYQHALIAPRVGAGLTSARAALETGYGPLASAWHVIGSTFSLDVTIPPNTSARVTLWGTTVDRVLERGVAARGVEGVHSAVQVGRDVVLEVGSGHYLFTALVAQ; encoded by the coding sequence ATGAGGCGCGCGCTCACACTCGCCTTCGGGCTCGGCACGCTGGTCGGGCCGTTGCGCGCCCAGAAGCCAGCCCCGGTGCTCGTTATCGGACTGAAGCACGAATACCGCACCAACCCGCTCGGCACCGATGCGCTGCGACCCCGGCTGAGCTGGCGGCTCGAGAGCAATGAACGCGACGTGATGCAGGCAGCCTACGAGATCCAGGTCGCGACCGACGATGCCCGGCTCGCGGCCGGCGGCAAGGCTTTGCTGTGGGATTCCGGGCGACTCGCCAGCAACGCCTCCCTGTTCCGACCCTACGACGGACCGGCGTTGCAATCACGGAGCCGTTACTTCTGGCGCGTGCGGATCTGGGATGCCAGCGGACGCGTCTCGCCGTGGAGCGCTCCCGCGTGGTGGGAGACCGGCCTGCTCTCGGCACAGGAGTGGAGCGCGCAGTGGATCGGCCCCGGCAGTGGCGGAGCGGACTCTGCCGGCGCGCCAGCGCCGATGCTACGGCGCCCGTTCACGGTAGCGGGCGCTGTGGCGTCTGCCCGCATCTATGTCACCGCCCGCGGCCTGTATGAGTTGCACCTGAACGGCAAGCGAGTGGGCGAGGATTTCTTCACTCCCGGGTGGACCTCCTACCACAACCGGATCCAGTACCAGACCTACGACGTAACCCGACTGCTCACCTCGGGCGACAATGTCGTCGGCGCGATTCTCGGCGATGGCTGGTACCGCGGCTACCTCGGCTTCTCGGGCCGCAAGAATGACTACGGCCGCAACGTCGCGCTGTTGCTTCAACTCGAGATCCGCTATCGCGACGGCCGAGTGGTCCGAGTGAATTCCGACGGTGACTGGAAGAGCGCCACGGGCCCGATCACATACGCCGATATCTATCGCGGCGAGAGCTACGATGCCCGACGCGAGCGACTGGGCTGGGATGCTGCCCGGTACGACGCCAACGACTGGCAACCAGTGACTCTCGCCGAGAAGACGACAGCAGCGCTCGTGGCGCCGGTATCGGAGCCAGTGCGCGAGACCCAGACCGTTCGGCCGGTCACGATGTTCACTGCACCAAATGGTCAGGTCCTGTTCGATCTCGGTCAGAACATTACCGGGTGGGTGCGACTCAGGGTCAGCGGCCCAGCGGGCAGCACCATCACGCTGCGGCATGCCGAGGTCCTCGACAAGATCGGCAATCTGTACACCGAGAATCTTCGTGCTGCGTACCAGACGGATCGCTACACGCTCAAGGGCGGTGGTGAGGAGATCTTCGAGCCGCATTTCACTTACCACGGCTTCCGCTACATCGCCATCGAAGGCTTGCGCGCTCCGCCCACGCTCGGGATGCTGACCGGCGTCGTGGTCCACACCGCACTGCAGGAGACGGGAGTCTTCGAGACGTCGGACTCGATGCTCAACAAGCTCCAGCGCAACATCGTCTGGGGCCAGCGCGGCAACTTCCTCGATGTGCCCACCGACTGCCCGCAGCGCGACGAACGCCTCGGCTGGACTGGCGATGCGCAGGTCTTTGCGCGCACGGCGGCCTTCAACATGAATGTTTCCGGTTTCTTCGCGAAGTGGCTCGCGGACCTCGCGGCAGATCAGCACCCGGGTGGGTCCGTTCCCTGGGTGATCCCGAATCCGCTCGGCGGCGATTCGACTCATTTTGCCGCCGCTGCTGGCTGGGCCGATGCATCGACCGTGGTACCGTGGACGATGTACCTCAGCTACGGCGATCGCGGAGTACTTGAGCGCCAGTTCGAGAGCATGCGGAAGTGGGTCGACTACGCGCACGGACGCGCTGGCGCGTCGTTGATCTGGAATCGCGACGACCACTTCGGCGACTGGCTCGCGTGGCACAGCGACGACGCCTCGTATCCTGGCGCCACCACGGGCAAGGATTTCATCGCCACGGCGTACCTCGCGCATTCCGCCGACCTCGTCGCCCGTGCGGCCGAGGTCCTGGGTCGCACCGCCGATGCGGCCCGGTACCGCGATCTGTTCACCGGAGTGCGCACGGCTTTCCGCAAGGAGTTCGTTTCGCCCAACGGTCGCGTCGGTGAGAATACGCAAACGGCCTACGCGCTGGCACTGAACTTCGGCCTCCTCGAACCAGACGAGATGCCCGGCGCGGCGGCCCGACTCGTCGACGACATCCGCCGCCACGACGGTCACCTCTCGACCGGTTTTCTCGGCACTCCCGAACTCACCCAGGCGTTGTCGGCCAACGGGCACCTGGACGCGGCGTTCGCGCTGCTCCAGCAGAAGGAGTATCCCGGCTGGCTCTACCCGATCACCCGAGGGGCGACCACTATGTGGGAGCGCTGGGATGGGATCCGGCCTGACGGATCGTTCCAGGAAATCTCGATGAACTCCTTCAACCATTACGCCTTTGGTGCAATTGGCGACTGGATGTATCGCACGATCGGTGGACTCGACCTCGATCCCGCGATGCCGGGGTACCAGCACGCCCTCATTGCGCCGCGTGTCGGAGCCGGCCTCACGAGTGCCAGGGCGGCTCTCGAAACGGGATACGGCCCACTGGCATCAGCGTGGCACGTGATCGGTTCGACGTTTTCGCTCGATGTTACCATCCCGCCCAATACCTCGGCGCGAGTGACGCTCTGGGGAACGACTGTCGATCGTGTGCTCGAGCGCGGCGTCGCCGCGCGTGGTGTCGAGGGAGTACACTCGGCGGTACAGGTCGGTCGGGATGTCGTGCTCGAAGTCGGTTCGGGCCACTACCTCTTCACTGCCCTGGTGGCACAGTGA
- a CDS encoding metallophosphoesterase family protein, whose translation MTGASAFAVISDIHGNLPALEAVMSDLSRRGITDVVNLGDHASGPLWPAETVALLMEQPWTQISGNHERQLQEDPATHLASDRFAYERLGRSQMAWLAARPATATFRNVVLLTHGSPSSDMVYMLETIEHGRFRLATDSEVRERLGSVSAEVILCGHSHFPRVVTTGDARLILNPGSVGLQAFLDPDPTPYVGATGSPHARYALVESIRDQWNACHITVPYDHEKAAAQAERNGFAVWARALRTGRAG comes from the coding sequence GTGACCGGCGCGTCTGCGTTTGCGGTGATTTCCGACATCCACGGCAACCTGCCGGCACTCGAGGCGGTGATGTCCGACCTCAGCCGCCGCGGCATCACCGACGTCGTGAACCTGGGCGACCACGCCTCGGGACCACTCTGGCCGGCCGAGACCGTCGCACTGCTCATGGAGCAGCCGTGGACCCAGATCAGTGGCAATCACGAGCGGCAGCTGCAGGAGGACCCCGCGACGCATCTCGCCTCGGATCGCTTCGCATACGAACGCCTTGGCCGCTCCCAGATGGCGTGGCTCGCTGCGCGGCCAGCCACGGCGACCTTCCGCAACGTCGTACTGCTGACGCACGGCTCTCCGTCAAGCGATATGGTGTATATGCTGGAGACGATCGAGCACGGTCGATTCCGACTGGCCACCGACAGCGAAGTGCGCGAACGGCTCGGATCGGTTTCGGCCGAAGTGATTCTTTGTGGTCACTCCCACTTTCCACGGGTCGTGACCACTGGCGATGCGAGGTTGATCCTGAACCCCGGCAGTGTCGGGTTGCAGGCGTTTCTCGACCCCGACCCTACGCCGTATGTAGGAGCAACCGGTTCCCCCCACGCTCGCTATGCGCTGGTGGAATCCATCCGCGACCAGTGGAACGCCTGTCACATCACGGTGCCCTACGATCACGAGAAAGCGGCGGCGCAGGCGGAACGGAATGGGTTTGCGGTGTGGGCCCGGGCACTTCGGACCGGCCGTGCGGGTTGA
- a CDS encoding Xaa-Pro dipeptidyl-peptidase, with amino-acid sequence MSRRSPRRSSVRNVALALALGVAPLAAQGAAKALPVFANGQAQIVPGFQDTTAWIRQELWVETEFDSDGDGKRDRVHVDVTRPGQTASEGLKVPVIFGSSPYFSGTSGPRANLWDVKQEVGATPPPRVSQAGPPFQAVHPRISGVLVRTWVPRGFAVVHSEAPGTGLSQGCPTVGGAPEELAPKAVIDWLNGRAKGFTSLGGSEEVSAMSWSTGKVGMTGTSYEGTLPLAAAVTGVKGLEAVIPDAPNTSYYHYYRSNGLVRHPGGWLGEDIDYLYDFIHSGDPALRDGCNRTIRDGLFAAGRDRPHGDYNDFWSDRDLLTKIKNVRAAVLLSHGLNDWNVVPEHSVRIFEALRKQHTPAAIYFHQGGHGGPPPVDMMNRWFSHYLYGIDNGVEKDPRLYVVREGQPRGTAATPYADFPNPGAKPVTVHPTGDGNGIGDLAIAMKKAASPARLTDDVQFSGSALASIATSPNRLLYATPVLTEALHLSGTTRVTIQLASSKAAANLSVWLVLLPYDATPVGSEGRAGVVTRGWADPQNYKSLRKGGNYDSKLPGEALVPGKFYQFTFDLEPDDQVIPAGKRLGVMIFSSDRDFTLWPQAGTELTVDLKGTSIALPVVGGAPALRRAFGSAK; translated from the coding sequence ATGTCCCGACGATCCCCTCGCCGTTCGTCCGTCCGCAACGTTGCCCTGGCGCTGGCACTCGGCGTCGCCCCGCTCGCCGCGCAGGGCGCGGCCAAGGCGCTGCCGGTTTTCGCCAATGGTCAGGCGCAGATCGTTCCCGGTTTTCAGGATACCACCGCCTGGATCCGGCAGGAACTCTGGGTCGAAACCGAATTTGACAGCGATGGTGACGGAAAGCGTGACCGGGTTCACGTCGATGTCACCCGGCCTGGTCAGACCGCGAGTGAGGGACTCAAGGTCCCGGTGATCTTCGGGTCGTCGCCGTACTTCTCCGGGACCTCCGGTCCGCGCGCCAACCTCTGGGACGTCAAGCAGGAAGTGGGCGCCACACCGCCACCGCGCGTGTCGCAGGCCGGGCCGCCATTCCAGGCGGTCCACCCCAGGATTTCGGGCGTCCTGGTGCGCACCTGGGTCCCCCGCGGCTTTGCCGTGGTGCACTCGGAGGCCCCTGGCACCGGGCTTTCGCAGGGCTGTCCTACAGTGGGCGGTGCGCCCGAAGAACTGGCCCCGAAGGCGGTAATTGACTGGCTCAACGGTCGCGCGAAGGGATTCACCTCCCTCGGCGGGTCGGAAGAAGTGAGTGCAATGTCGTGGTCCACCGGCAAGGTCGGAATGACAGGCACCTCATACGAAGGGACCCTGCCACTCGCCGCCGCCGTGACCGGAGTGAAGGGGCTCGAGGCAGTCATCCCCGATGCGCCCAACACGTCGTACTATCACTACTACCGGTCCAACGGTCTGGTACGTCATCCTGGTGGCTGGCTCGGCGAAGACATCGACTACCTGTACGATTTCATCCACAGCGGTGACCCGGCGCTTCGCGACGGCTGCAATCGCACCATTCGCGACGGGCTCTTTGCCGCAGGGCGTGATCGTCCGCACGGCGACTATAACGATTTCTGGTCTGATCGTGACCTGCTGACCAAGATCAAGAACGTCAGGGCGGCGGTGCTCCTCTCCCACGGACTGAATGACTGGAACGTCGTGCCGGAACACAGCGTCCGGATCTTCGAAGCGTTGCGCAAACAGCACACGCCCGCGGCGATCTACTTCCATCAGGGTGGTCATGGTGGTCCGCCGCCGGTCGACATGATGAACCGCTGGTTCTCCCATTACCTCTACGGCATCGATAATGGCGTGGAGAAGGACCCACGGCTGTACGTGGTGCGTGAGGGACAACCCCGTGGCACTGCGGCCACGCCCTACGCCGATTTCCCGAATCCCGGTGCGAAGCCTGTCACTGTGCATCCCACTGGCGACGGCAACGGCATCGGCGATCTTGCCATCGCGATGAAGAAAGCAGCGAGCCCGGCCCGGTTGACTGACGACGTCCAATTTTCCGGCTCGGCACTGGCGAGTATTGCAACTTCGCCGAACCGACTGCTCTATGCCACGCCGGTGCTCACCGAAGCGCTGCATCTCTCCGGGACGACGCGGGTCACAATTCAGCTCGCCTCCAGCAAGGCCGCCGCGAATCTCTCGGTCTGGCTCGTGCTGCTCCCGTACGACGCGACGCCGGTCGGCTCCGAGGGACGGGCCGGAGTCGTCACCCGCGGTTGGGCCGATCCGCAGAACTACAAGTCGCTGCGAAAGGGTGGCAACTACGATTCGAAGCTCCCCGGTGAAGCGCTGGTCCCCGGGAAGTTCTACCAATTCACCTTCGATCTCGAACCCGATGACCAGGTGATCCCCGCCGGCAAGCGTCTCGGCGTGATGATCTTCTCGTCGGATCGAGATTTCACGCTGTGGCCGCAGGCGGGCACCGAGCTGACGGTCGACCTGAAGGGGACCTCGATTGCGCTGCCGGTAGTAGGCGGCGCACCGGCGTTGCGGCGGGCATTCGGCTCCGCGAAATAA
- a CDS encoding OsmC family peroxiredoxin, whose product MDRKAEARWGGDLKSGRGNVKLGSGAYEGPYSFQSRFDTGGGSNPEELLGAAHAACFSMALAAALSSAGHPPTSIDTTATVHLEKGDAGFGISGIDLVTRGVVPGVDAETFIRLATETKTNCIISRALAAVPMQLDAQLVSA is encoded by the coding sequence ATGGATCGCAAGGCAGAAGCACGCTGGGGGGGCGACCTCAAGTCTGGCCGCGGAAACGTCAAACTGGGCAGCGGAGCCTATGAAGGGCCCTACTCGTTTCAGTCGCGCTTCGACACCGGGGGCGGCAGCAATCCGGAAGAGCTGCTCGGTGCAGCTCATGCCGCCTGCTTCTCAATGGCACTCGCGGCCGCACTCTCATCGGCTGGGCATCCGCCGACCAGCATTGATACCACTGCCACGGTGCATCTCGAGAAGGGTGACGCGGGCTTCGGCATCAGCGGGATCGACCTGGTGACGCGAGGGGTGGTGCCAGGTGTCGACGCGGAGACGTTCATCCGGCTTGCCACCGAGACCAAAACCAATTGCATCATCTCGAGGGCGCTCGCGGCTGTGCCGATGCAACTCGACGCCCAGCTCGTCAGCGCGTGA
- a CDS encoding MBL fold metallo-hydrolase: MSLWHSLREGIGFRPSRSDRQRYANSPQWRDGRFRPTLARKDGSMLTAAMKFFFGGNQHRSPDAPIPVVARKRGDFDMPPTTGLRVTWLGHSTLLLEIAGQRILIDPVWSERASGFRSVGPRRFFPPLISLADLPPIDLVVLSHDHYDHLDESVVRELAARGIPFLAPLGVGTDLARWGIAASQCTELDWWESFRIGGITITATPARHFSSRGLLDHGQSLWCGFAFVSDRHRVYYAGDTAMQDEFIAIGERLGPFDLVMIEVGAYNALWADVHLGPEQAVRAHQLARGVVLLPIHWGMFDLALHGWTEPIERTLEAAMDAGIAVATPRPGESFELANGIPAERWWPDLPWQRAAEAPVRSSGVDHLFPAVNASGAAETAGRDAGDPLRTP, from the coding sequence GTGAGCCTCTGGCACAGCCTGCGCGAAGGGATCGGCTTCCGACCCTCGCGCAGCGACCGGCAGCGCTATGCCAACTCCCCCCAGTGGCGCGACGGTCGCTTTCGCCCGACCCTCGCTCGGAAGGACGGATCGATGCTCACGGCGGCGATGAAGTTCTTCTTCGGCGGCAACCAGCATCGATCGCCGGATGCGCCGATACCGGTGGTCGCCCGGAAGCGGGGGGACTTCGACATGCCGCCCACAACCGGATTGCGTGTCACCTGGCTCGGACATTCGACGCTCCTGCTGGAGATCGCCGGCCAGCGTATCCTCATTGATCCGGTCTGGTCGGAGCGTGCATCGGGATTCAGATCGGTGGGACCGCGCCGCTTCTTCCCGCCGCTGATCTCGCTCGCGGACTTGCCGCCGATCGATCTGGTCGTGCTCTCGCACGATCACTACGACCATCTTGACGAATCCGTGGTGCGCGAGCTGGCAGCGCGCGGCATTCCCTTCCTCGCGCCACTTGGTGTCGGAACCGATTTGGCACGCTGGGGAATCGCTGCCTCACAGTGCACAGAACTCGACTGGTGGGAAAGCTTTCGCATCGGCGGGATCACCATCACGGCGACTCCGGCTCGGCATTTTTCCAGCCGCGGATTGCTGGACCACGGTCAGTCGCTCTGGTGCGGCTTTGCGTTCGTCTCGGACCGCCATCGCGTCTACTACGCTGGCGATACCGCGATGCAGGACGAGTTCATTGCCATCGGTGAACGCCTCGGCCCATTTGACCTCGTGATGATCGAAGTCGGGGCCTACAACGCGCTCTGGGCCGATGTCCATCTCGGCCCGGAGCAGGCCGTGCGCGCGCATCAGCTCGCCCGGGGCGTCGTGCTCCTCCCGATCCACTGGGGGATGTTCGATCTCGCGCTCCACGGCTGGACCGAGCCGATCGAGCGCACCCTGGAAGCAGCGATGGATGCGGGGATCGCCGTCGCGACTCCGAGGCCGGGAGAATCGTTCGAGCTTGCAAACGGGATTCCGGCCGAGCGATGGTGGCCAGATCTACCGTGGCAACGGGCTGCAGAGGCGCCGGTCCGCTCCAGCGGAGTTGACCATCTCTTCCCAGCGGTCAATGCTTCCGGGGCGGCAGAAACCGCCGGGCGCGATGCCGGGGACCCGCTCCGCACCCCCTAG
- a CDS encoding nucleoside-diphosphate sugar epimerase/dehydratase: MATAMRNRTLLLADAGLLFLASIVAFAVRFESIADLQQHIPDATAYLILTLPVRLGVFWKAGVYRRLWRYAGRDDLMSLVGAAGLAAFFNLVLGAFFIRAVGISVGRVPLAVLALDGAMTLGLPALLRLSTRDRDRRQGRRASEGASRGRPVLIAGAGAAGRMIVAELRQNPNLRINPLGFVDDAVEKQGKLLSGLPILGTLADLESAVRATGAVEVIVAMPTAPGTVVRAIAESAQRIGIATRTLPGLFELVSGRVSVTALRKLEISDLLRREPIKTDLAAVRAIATGRRILITGAGGSIGSELCRQLADLAPGRLGLLGHGENSIFEIQAELRRRFPEIPCDAIICDVRDRERLRITFETFRPEVIFHAAAHKHVGLMERNPEEAITNNVIGTRNVAELAGEFAAQRFVLISTDKAVRPTSVMGASKRIAEQIVQELAPRTKTNYTTVRFGNVLGSRGSVVPIFLQQIRAGGPVTITHPEVRRYFMTIPEAVQLVLQAAVIGEGSEVFALDMGEPVKILDLAHDMIRLSGLVPEQDIAVVFTGLKPGEKLYEEVFFDPSLTEPTTHPKVLRARMRPHSPVLLHSVDGLADLAMAGVDRDILRRAIQRLVPDYAQDDLPVLYVPPEAQSVS, translated from the coding sequence ATGGCGACCGCCATGCGGAATCGAACCCTCCTGCTCGCCGATGCAGGCCTGCTCTTTCTGGCCTCGATCGTGGCCTTCGCGGTGCGGTTCGAGAGCATCGCCGACCTGCAGCAGCACATTCCCGATGCGACTGCCTATCTGATCCTCACCCTGCCGGTGCGCCTCGGCGTCTTCTGGAAGGCGGGGGTCTATCGTCGGTTGTGGCGCTACGCCGGACGCGATGACCTGATGAGCCTGGTCGGCGCGGCCGGACTGGCCGCCTTCTTCAATCTCGTGCTCGGCGCGTTCTTCATCCGCGCGGTCGGGATCAGTGTTGGTCGCGTGCCGCTCGCGGTTCTGGCCCTCGACGGCGCGATGACTCTCGGCCTACCGGCACTGCTGCGCTTGAGCACGCGCGATCGTGACCGTCGGCAGGGTCGACGTGCGAGTGAAGGCGCTTCGAGGGGCAGGCCGGTGCTGATCGCCGGGGCAGGCGCTGCCGGCCGGATGATCGTCGCCGAGCTCCGTCAGAATCCGAATCTGCGGATCAACCCGCTTGGCTTTGTTGATGACGCCGTGGAGAAGCAGGGGAAGCTCCTGTCGGGGTTGCCGATCCTCGGAACGCTGGCCGATCTCGAGTCCGCGGTGCGGGCCACCGGAGCCGTTGAAGTGATCGTGGCGATGCCGACCGCGCCCGGTACGGTGGTACGTGCCATCGCGGAATCGGCGCAACGGATCGGCATTGCCACGCGGACGCTGCCCGGTCTCTTCGAACTTGTCTCCGGCCGTGTCTCGGTCACGGCGCTGCGCAAGCTGGAGATCAGCGACTTGCTCCGTCGCGAACCGATCAAGACCGACCTGGCTGCTGTCCGCGCCATTGCGACGGGGCGGCGCATCCTGATTACCGGCGCCGGTGGCTCCATCGGCAGCGAGCTCTGCCGTCAGCTCGCCGACCTGGCCCCTGGCCGACTCGGGCTCCTCGGTCATGGCGAGAATTCGATCTTCGAGATCCAGGCCGAGCTCCGTCGCCGCTTTCCCGAGATTCCCTGCGACGCGATCATCTGCGATGTCCGCGATCGCGAGCGGCTGCGCATCACCTTCGAGACCTTTCGGCCGGAAGTGATCTTTCACGCCGCAGCGCACAAGCACGTCGGCCTGATGGAACGGAATCCCGAAGAAGCGATCACCAACAACGTGATCGGCACGCGCAACGTCGCCGAGCTGGCTGGCGAATTCGCGGCGCAGCGCTTCGTGCTGATCTCCACCGACAAGGCGGTGCGACCCACGAGCGTGATGGGCGCCTCCAAGCGAATCGCCGAGCAGATCGTCCAGGAACTGGCACCGCGGACGAAGACGAATTACACCACCGTGCGTTTCGGCAACGTCCTCGGATCACGCGGCAGCGTGGTGCCGATCTTCCTGCAACAGATTCGTGCGGGGGGCCCGGTCACGATCACGCACCCGGAAGTGCGCCGCTACTTCATGACGATTCCAGAGGCCGTGCAGCTGGTGTTGCAGGCCGCGGTGATTGGCGAGGGGAGTGAAGTCTTCGCGCTCGATATGGGCGAGCCGGTGAAGATCCTCGATCTTGCGCACGACATGATCCGGCTCTCGGGTCTGGTGCCCGAGCAGGACATTGCGGTGGTGTTCACCGGACTGAAGCCGGGCGAGAAGCTGTACGAGGAGGTCTTCTTCGATCCCAGCCTGACCGAGCCGACGACGCACCCGAAGGTGCTCCGGGCCAGGATGCGACCGCATTCACCAGTGCTACTCCACTCGGTGGACGGGCTCGCCGACCTGGCCATGGCCGGCGTCGATCGGGACATCCTTCGCCGCGCCATTCAGCGGCTGGTGCCCGACTATGCGCAGGACGACCTGCCGGTGCTCTACGTCCCGCCCGAAGCGCAGTCGGTGAGCTGA